The following coding sequences are from one Streptomyces venezuelae window:
- a CDS encoding helix-turn-helix domain-containing protein, whose protein sequence is MDTQNPSAPPRPQSAPGGNQSHARATRHPRSRTDTRRRPTASAPTSGVTHENTRHTTRFTVVGNHLTQHQELSLLAIGLGCHIQSLPAGAHVDIKSLTKRFPEGATRIAGALRELETHGYLRRDRERTASGRIVTRTISCNQPQGTARRTPTPPRRQPAPIAAVPPRTSETPPAHAPRTHPRPLPAVPHPAHPTPALLEQATATLTELCREAPHLLLTARDTAHLTPGVAAWLEREASPASVRHALTHALPPDGPRHPAALLSHRLTALLPPPPRFHPPQRTPHPLQNCETCDRAYRAPEPGRCRDCRIPPCTA, encoded by the coding sequence ATGGACACCCAAAACCCTAGCGCGCCCCCGCGCCCCCAGTCCGCCCCTGGCGGCAATCAATCCCACGCACGGGCGACCCGGCACCCCCGCAGCCGAACGGACACGCGTCGACGGCCCACCGCCTCCGCACCCACGTCCGGCGTCACGCACGAGAACACCCGCCACACCACCCGCTTCACGGTGGTCGGCAACCACCTCACCCAGCACCAGGAGCTCTCCCTCCTGGCGATCGGCCTGGGCTGCCACATCCAGTCGCTGCCCGCCGGTGCCCACGTGGACATCAAGAGCCTCACCAAGCGCTTCCCGGAGGGCGCGACCCGCATCGCCGGGGCCCTGCGCGAGCTGGAGACCCACGGCTACCTGCGCCGGGACCGCGAACGCACCGCGTCCGGCCGCATCGTCACCCGCACGATCTCCTGCAACCAGCCGCAGGGCACCGCCCGACGCACCCCCACCCCGCCACGGAGGCAGCCCGCCCCCATCGCAGCGGTCCCACCCCGCACCAGCGAGACGCCACCCGCCCACGCACCCCGCACACACCCCCGCCCCCTCCCCGCCGTACCGCACCCGGCACACCCCACCCCGGCACTGCTCGAACAGGCCACCGCCACCCTCACGGAGCTGTGCCGCGAAGCCCCCCACCTGCTCCTCACCGCCCGCGATACGGCCCACCTCACCCCTGGCGTCGCCGCCTGGCTGGAACGAGAGGCATCCCCCGCCTCCGTGCGCCACGCCCTGACCCACGCCCTCCCACCCGACGGCCCCCGCCACCCCGCCGCACTCCTGTCCCACCGCCTGACAGCCCTGCTCCCACCCCCACCCCGCTTCCACCCCCCGCAGCGCACCCCCCACCCACTCCAGAACTGCGAAACCTGCGACCGCGCCTACCGAGCCCCGGAACCGGGCCGGTGCCGCGACTGCCGCATCCCTCCGTGCACTGCCTGA
- a CDS encoding ATP-binding protein gives MNQETAALPHTTRHFTVLLSPTPRGARLARLLATEQLHSWGLPLDPARHIVAELAANAATHGRAPGRDFRLALHATAETLRIAVTDTHPERLPAPQLPSPDAESGRGLLLVEALAHRWGVKEDRFPRKTVWAELGLTPPEPDSPCSGTAGAFPQGT, from the coding sequence GTGAACCAGGAAACCGCCGCGCTCCCCCACACCACCCGTCACTTCACTGTCCTGCTCTCCCCCACGCCCCGAGGAGCCCGCCTGGCCCGACTCCTCGCCACCGAGCAGCTCCACTCGTGGGGGCTCCCCCTGGACCCGGCGCGCCACATCGTCGCGGAACTGGCGGCCAACGCCGCGACCCACGGCCGCGCACCGGGCCGCGACTTCCGACTCGCACTGCACGCCACGGCGGAAACGCTCCGCATCGCGGTCACGGACACGCACCCCGAAAGGCTCCCCGCACCCCAACTCCCCTCCCCAGACGCCGAATCCGGGCGCGGCCTGCTCCTCGTAGAAGCGCTGGCACACCGCTGGGGAGTGAAGGAAGACCGCTTCCCGCGCAAGACGGTGTGGGCGGAACTGGGCCTCACGCCACCGGAACCCGACTCCCCGTGCTCCGGTACCGCAGGCGCCTTTCCCCAAGGAACGTGA
- a CDS encoding DUF397 domain-containing protein, translating into MNRQVSAEGSAELEWRKSSYSSNGSEADCVEAAEINDLVHVRDSKNTQGPILTVQGAAWSHFVRYASGS; encoded by the coding sequence ATGAACCGTCAGGTCTCCGCTGAGGGCAGCGCCGAGCTGGAATGGCGTAAGAGCAGCTACAGCAGCAACGGCAGCGAAGCCGACTGCGTAGAGGCCGCCGAGATAAACGATCTGGTGCATGTCCGTGACTCCAAGAACACGCAGGGGCCGATCCTCACCGTGCAGGGGGCCGCGTGGTCGCACTTTGTGAGGTACGCCTCCGGGAGCTGA
- a CDS encoding DUF397 domain-containing protein, whose translation MKLAWRKSSYSSNSNEPDCVEVAHTPGTVHVRDSKEAQGPRLALSGAAWTAFLGYAAPR comes from the coding sequence ATGAAGCTCGCTTGGCGCAAGAGCAGCTACAGCAGCAACAGCAACGAACCCGACTGCGTCGAGGTCGCCCACACCCCCGGCACCGTGCACGTCCGGGACTCCAAAGAAGCCCAAGGCCCCCGCCTCGCCCTCAGCGGCGCCGCCTGGACCGCGTTCCTGGGATACGCCGCCCCACGCTGA
- the rpsJ gene encoding 30S ribosomal protein S10, protein MAGQKIRIRLKAYDHEVIDSSAKKIVETVTRTGASVAGPVPLPTEKNVYCVIKSPHKYKDSREHFEMRTHKRLIDILDPTPKTVDSLMRLDLPAGVDIEIKL, encoded by the coding sequence ATGGCGGGACAGAAGATCCGCATCCGGCTCAAGGCCTACGACCACGAGGTCATCGACTCCTCGGCGAAGAAGATCGTCGAGACGGTGACCCGCACTGGTGCGTCGGTCGCGGGCCCGGTGCCGCTGCCCACTGAGAAGAACGTGTACTGCGTCATCAAGTCGCCGCACAAGTACAAGGACTCTCGCGAGCACTTCGAGATGCGCACGCACAAGCGCCTGATCGACATCCTCGACCCGACCCCCAAGACCGTTGACTCGCTGATGCGCCTGGACCTTCCGGCCGGCGTTGACATCGAGATCAAGCTCTGA
- the rplC gene encoding 50S ribosomal protein L3 has protein sequence MTKQIKGILGEKLGMTQVWDENNRVVPVTVVKAGPCVVTQVRTNDSDGYESVQIAFGEIDPRKVNKPLKGHFAKADVTPRRHLVEIRTAGASEYTLGQELTAETFEAGIKVDVTGKSKGKGFAGVMKRHNFHGGKASHGAHRVHRKPGSIGGCATPGRVFKGMRMAGRMGNERVTTQNLTVHAVDAEKGLLLIKGAVPGPNGGLVLVRTAAKGA, from the coding sequence ATGACCAAGCAGATCAAGGGCATCCTGGGCGAGAAGCTCGGCATGACCCAGGTCTGGGACGAGAACAACCGTGTCGTCCCGGTGACCGTGGTCAAGGCCGGGCCCTGCGTCGTTACCCAGGTCCGTACGAATGACAGCGACGGCTACGAGTCGGTCCAGATCGCCTTCGGCGAGATCGACCCGCGCAAGGTGAACAAGCCCCTCAAGGGCCACTTCGCCAAGGCCGACGTGACCCCCCGTCGCCACCTCGTCGAGATCCGTACCGCTGGTGCCAGCGAGTACACCCTCGGCCAGGAGCTGACTGCCGAGACGTTCGAGGCCGGTATCAAGGTCGACGTCACCGGCAAGAGCAAGGGCAAGGGCTTCGCCGGTGTGATGAAGCGTCACAACTTCCACGGCGGCAAGGCCTCCCACGGTGCCCACCGCGTGCACCGCAAGCCCGGTTCCATCGGTGGCTGTGCCACCCCCGGCCGTGTCTTCAAGGGCATGCGCATGGCGGGTCGCATGGGCAACGAGCGGGTCACCACCCAGAACCTGACCGTCCACGCCGTTGACGCGGAGAAGGGTCTGCTGCTCATCAAGGGCGCGGTCCCCGGTCCGAACGGCGGCCTCGTCCTGGTCCGTACCGCGGCCAAGGGGGCCTGA
- the rplD gene encoding 50S ribosomal protein L4 codes for MSTIDILSPAGDKTGTVELPAEIFDVEKISIPLIHQVVVAQLAAARQGTHKTKTRGEVRGGGKKPYRQKGTGRARQGSTRAPQFAGGGVVHGPVPRDYSQRTPKKMKAAALRHALTDRARNSRIHVVSGVVEGEISTKAAKSLLGKVSERKNVLLVIERSDELSLLSARNLPQVHILEPGQLNTYDVLVSDDVVFTKAAFESFVSGPKATDTEGSEA; via the coding sequence ATGAGCACCATTGACATCCTTTCGCCGGCAGGCGACAAGACCGGGACGGTCGAGCTCCCCGCGGAGATCTTCGACGTCGAGAAGATCAGCATCCCGCTGATCCACCAGGTCGTCGTCGCGCAGCTGGCCGCGGCCCGTCAGGGCACGCACAAGACCAAGACCCGCGGTGAAGTCCGTGGTGGTGGCAAGAAGCCTTACCGCCAGAAGGGCACCGGCCGCGCGCGCCAGGGTTCGACCCGTGCGCCGCAGTTCGCCGGCGGTGGCGTCGTCCACGGCCCCGTGCCGCGTGACTACTCCCAGCGCACCCCCAAGAAGATGAAGGCTGCCGCCCTGCGTCACGCCCTCACCGACCGGGCGCGCAACTCCCGCATCCACGTCGTCTCCGGCGTGGTCGAGGGCGAGATCTCGACGAAGGCCGCGAAGAGCCTGCTCGGCAAGGTCAGCGAGCGCAAGAACGTGCTCCTGGTCATCGAGCGCTCGGACGAGCTGTCGCTGCTCTCCGCCCGCAACCTGCCCCAGGTCCACATCCTGGAGCCGGGCCAGCTGAACACGTACGACGTGCTCGTCTCGGACGACGTGGTCTTCACCAAGGCCGCGTTCGAGTCCTTCGTGTCCGGCCCGAAGGCCACTGACACCGAAGGGAGCGAAGCCTGA
- the rplW gene encoding 50S ribosomal protein L23: MAIRHQSIASKAAKAAKAARVAKAKRIATEGKIAVEPTPLSKSFSDPRDVLVKPVVSEKSYALLDEGKYTFIVAPGANKTQIKQAVEAVFSVKVTGVNTINRQGKRKRTRTGFGKRADTKRAIVTLAEGDRIDIFGQAS, encoded by the coding sequence ATGGCCATCCGTCACCAGAGCATCGCGTCCAAGGCCGCGAAGGCCGCCAAGGCCGCGCGCGTCGCCAAGGCGAAGCGCATCGCGACCGAGGGCAAGATCGCCGTTGAGCCCACCCCGCTGAGCAAGTCCTTCTCGGACCCGCGCGACGTCCTCGTCAAGCCGGTCGTCTCCGAGAAGTCGTACGCGCTGCTCGACGAGGGCAAGTACACGTTCATCGTGGCTCCGGGCGCCAACAAGACCCAGATCAAGCAGGCCGTCGAGGCGGTCTTCTCGGTCAAGGTCACCGGCGTCAACACGATCAACCGTCAGGGCAAGCGGAAGCGTACGCGCACCGGTTTCGGCAAGCGTGCCGACACCAAGCGCGCCATCGTGACCCTTGCTGAGGGCGACCGTATCGACATCTTCGGCCAGGCCTCCTAA
- the rplB gene encoding 50S ribosomal protein L2, with product MGIRKYKPTTPGRRGSSVADFVEVTRSTPEKSLVRPLHSKGGRNNSGRVTVRHQGGGHKRAYRVIDFRRHDKDGVPAKVAHIEYDPNRTARIALLHYADGEKRYILAPRGTQQGDRIESGPGADIKPGNNMALRNIPVGTTIHAIELRPGGGAKFARSAGASVQLLAKEGAMAHLRMPSGEIRLVDVRCRATIGEVGNAEQSNINWGKAGRMRWKGVRPTVRGVVMNPVDHPHGGGEGKTSGGRHPVSPWGKKEGRTRDRNKASNKYIVRRRKSNKKR from the coding sequence ATGGGAATCCGCAAGTACAAGCCGACTACGCCGGGCCGTCGTGGCTCCTCCGTAGCCGACTTCGTCGAGGTAACGCGGTCCACGCCGGAGAAGTCGCTGGTTCGCCCGCTGCACAGCAAGGGCGGCCGTAACAATTCCGGTCGTGTGACCGTTCGCCACCAGGGTGGTGGCCACAAGCGCGCCTACCGCGTGATCGACTTCCGTCGCCACGACAAGGACGGCGTGCCGGCCAAGGTCGCGCACATCGAGTACGACCCCAACCGCACGGCGCGCATCGCGCTGCTGCACTACGCGGACGGCGAGAAGCGCTACATCCTCGCCCCGCGCGGCACGCAGCAGGGTGACCGGATTGAGAGCGGCCCCGGTGCCGACATCAAGCCCGGCAACAACATGGCGCTGCGCAACATCCCCGTGGGTACGACGATCCACGCCATCGAGCTGCGGCCCGGCGGCGGCGCGAAGTTCGCCCGCTCCGCGGGTGCCTCCGTGCAGCTGCTCGCGAAGGAAGGCGCCATGGCGCACCTTCGCATGCCGTCCGGTGAGATCCGCCTGGTCGACGTCCGCTGCCGCGCCACCATCGGCGAGGTCGGCAACGCCGAGCAGTCGAACATCAACTGGGGCAAGGCCGGCCGCATGCGCTGGAAGGGCGTCCGCCCGACCGTGCGTGGTGTCGTGATGAACCCGGTCGACCACCCGCACGGTGGTGGTGAAGGCAAGACCTCCGGTGGTCGTCACCCGGTCTCGCCGTGGGGCAAGAAGGAGGGTCGTACTCGTGATCGCAACAAGGCGAGCAACAAGTACATCGTCCGTCGCCGCAAGTCGAACAAGAAGCGCTAG
- the rpsS gene encoding 30S ribosomal protein S19 gives MPRSLKKGPFVDDHLVKKVDAQNEAGTKNVIKTWSRRSMIIPSMLGHTIAVHNGKTHIPVFVTESMVGHKLGEFSPTRTFRGHVKDDRKSKRR, from the coding sequence ATGCCGCGCAGTCTCAAGAAGGGGCCCTTCGTCGACGACCACCTCGTGAAGAAGGTGGACGCCCAGAACGAAGCAGGCACCAAGAACGTCATCAAGACCTGGTCCCGGCGCTCGATGATCATCCCCAGCATGCTGGGTCACACGATCGCGGTGCACAACGGCAAGACCCACATCCCGGTGTTCGTCACCGAGTCGATGGTCGGCCACAAGCTCGGCGAGTTCTCGCCGACTCGCACCTTCCGCGGCCACGTCAAGGACGACCGGAAGTCGAAGCGCCGCTAG
- the rplV gene encoding 50S ribosomal protein L22 produces the protein MEARAQARYIRVTPMKARRVVDLIRGMDATEAQAVLRFAPQAASVPVGKVLDSAIANAAHNYDHTDASSLVISEAYVDEGPTLKRFRPRAQGRAYRIRKRTSHITVVVSSKEGTR, from the coding sequence ATGGAAGCCAGGGCCCAGGCGCGGTACATCCGCGTCACGCCCATGAAGGCCCGCCGCGTGGTGGACCTCATCCGTGGCATGGATGCCACGGAGGCTCAGGCGGTCCTGCGTTTCGCCCCGCAGGCCGCGAGCGTGCCGGTCGGCAAGGTGCTGGACAGCGCCATTGCCAACGCCGCGCACAACTACGACCACACCGACGCCTCTTCGCTGGTCATCAGCGAGGCGTACGTGGATGAGGGCCCGACCCTGAAGCGGTTCCGTCCGCGTGCTCAGGGCCGTGCCTACCGGATCCGTAAGCGGACCAGCCACATCACCGTGGTCGTCAGCAGCAAGGAAGGAACCCGGTAA
- the rpsC gene encoding 30S ribosomal protein S3: MGQKVNPHGFRLGVTTDFKSRWYADKLYKDYVKEDVAIRRMMTSGMERAGISKVEIERTRDRVRVDIHTARPGIVIGRRGAEADRIRGDLEKLTGKQVQLNILEVKNPEVDAQLVAQAVAEQLSSRVSFRRAMRKSMQSAMKAGAKGIKIQCGGRLGGAEMSRSEFYREGRVPLHTLRANVDYGFFEAKTTFGRIGVKVWIYKGDVKNIAEVRAENAAARAGNRPARGGNDRPARGGRGGERGGRGRKPQQSAPAAEAPKAEAPAAAPAAESTGTEA; encoded by the coding sequence ATGGGCCAGAAGGTAAACCCGCACGGGTTCCGGCTCGGTGTCACGACCGACTTCAAGTCGCGTTGGTACGCCGACAAGCTGTACAAGGACTACGTCAAGGAAGACGTCGCCATCCGTCGGATGATGACGTCCGGCATGGAGCGCGCCGGCATCTCGAAGGTTGAGATCGAGCGCACCCGTGACCGCGTGCGTGTGGACATCCACACCGCCCGTCCCGGCATCGTCATCGGCCGCCGTGGCGCCGAGGCCGACCGCATCCGCGGTGACCTCGAGAAGCTCACGGGCAAGCAGGTCCAGCTGAACATCCTCGAGGTCAAGAACCCCGAGGTCGACGCTCAGCTCGTGGCCCAGGCCGTCGCGGAGCAGCTGTCCTCCCGCGTCTCCTTCCGTCGTGCCATGCGCAAGAGCATGCAGTCGGCGATGAAGGCGGGCGCCAAGGGCATCAAGATCCAGTGTGGCGGTCGTCTCGGCGGCGCCGAGATGTCCCGCTCGGAGTTCTACCGCGAGGGCCGTGTGCCCCTGCACACGCTCCGCGCCAACGTGGACTACGGCTTCTTCGAGGCCAAGACGACCTTCGGCCGCATCGGCGTGAAGGTCTGGATCTACAAGGGCGACGTCAAGAACATCGCCGAGGTCCGCGCCGAGAACGCCGCTGCCCGCGCCGGCAACCGCCCGGCCCGTGGTGGCAACGACCGCCCGGCCCGTGGTGGCCGCGGTGGCGAGCGTGGCGGTCGCGGTCGCAAGCCGCAGCAGTCGGCTCCGGCCGCCGAGGCCCCCAAGGCCGAGGCGCCCGCCGCTGCTCCGGCTGCTGAGAGCACCGGAACGGAGGCCTGA
- the rplP gene encoding 50S ribosomal protein L16 — MLIPRRVKHRKQHHPKRSGMSKGGTQVAFGEYGIQALTPAYVTNRQIEAARIAMTRHIKRGGKVWINIYPDRPLTKKPAETRMGSGKGSPEWWVANVKPGRVMFELSYPNEKIAREALTRAAHKLPMKCRIVRREAGES; from the coding sequence ATGCTGATCCCCCGTAGGGTCAAGCACCGCAAGCAGCACCACCCGAAGCGCAGCGGTATGTCCAAGGGTGGCACGCAGGTTGCGTTCGGCGAGTACGGCATCCAGGCGCTGACCCCGGCGTACGTGACGAACCGTCAGATCGAGGCAGCTCGTATCGCGATGACGCGTCACATCAAGCGTGGCGGCAAGGTCTGGATCAACATCTACCCGGACCGCCCCCTCACCAAGAAGCCTGCCGAGACCCGCATGGGTTCCGGTAAGGGTTCGCCGGAGTGGTGGGTCGCCAACGTCAAGCCCGGACGCGTCATGTTCGAGCTGTCGTACCCGAACGAGAAGATTGCTCGTGAGGCGCTCACCCGCGCTGCTCACAAGCTTCCGATGAAGTGCCGCATCGTCCGGCGCGAGGCAGGTGAGTCGTGA
- the rpmC gene encoding 50S ribosomal protein L29, with protein MSAGTKASELRELGNEELVNKLREAKEELFNLRFQAATGQLENHGRLKAVRKDIARIYTLMRERELGIETVESA; from the coding sequence ATGTCGGCCGGTACCAAGGCGTCCGAGCTGCGCGAGCTGGGCAACGAGGAGCTTGTCAACAAGCTTCGCGAGGCCAAGGAAGAGCTGTTCAACCTCCGCTTCCAGGCGGCGACGGGCCAGCTCGAGAACCACGGCCGGCTCAAGGCCGTCCGTAAGGACATCGCGCGGATCTACACCCTCATGCGTGAGCGCGAGCTGGGCATCGAGACGGTGGAGAGCGCCTGA
- the rpsQ gene encoding 30S ribosomal protein S17, translating into MSESNVTEETKAARGFRKTRQGLVVSDKMDKTVVVAVEDRVTHALYGKVIRRTNKLKAHDEQNAAGVGDRVLLMETRPLSATKRWRIVEILEKAK; encoded by the coding sequence ATGAGCGAGAGCAACGTGACTGAAGAGACGAAGGCCGCCCGCGGCTTCCGCAAGACCCGTCAGGGTCTGGTCGTCAGCGACAAGATGGACAAGACCGTCGTCGTCGCTGTCGAGGACCGCGTGACGCACGCGCTGTACGGCAAGGTCATCCGCCGTACGAACAAGCTCAAGGCGCACGACGAGCAGAACGCTGCCGGCGTCGGCGACCGCGTCCTCCTGATGGAGACGCGTCCGCTGTCCGCCACCAAGCGCTGGCGCATCGTCGAGATCCTCGAGAAGGCCAAGTAA
- the rplN gene encoding 50S ribosomal protein L14: protein MIQQESRLRVADNTGAKEILTIRVLGGSGRRYAGIGDVIVATVKDAIPGGNVKKGDVVKAVIVRTVKERRRPDGSYIRFDENAAVILKNDGDPRGTRIFGPVGRELREKKFMKIISLAPEVL from the coding sequence GTGATCCAGCAGGAGTCGCGACTGCGCGTCGCCGACAACACGGGTGCGAAGGAAATTCTCACCATCCGTGTTCTCGGTGGCTCGGGTCGCCGCTACGCGGGCATCGGTGACGTCATCGTCGCCACCGTGAAGGACGCGATCCCCGGTGGCAACGTGAAGAAGGGTGACGTCGTCAAGGCGGTCATCGTTCGCACCGTCAAGGAGCGCCGCCGTCCGGACGGCTCGTACATCCGCTTCGACGAGAACGCCGCCGTCATTCTGAAGAACGACGGCGACCCTCGCGGCACCCGTATCTTCGGCCCCGTCGGCCGTGAGCTGCGCGAGAAGAAGTTCATGAAGATCATCTCGCTCGCGCCGGAGGTGCTGTAA
- the rplX gene encoding 50S ribosomal protein L24 translates to MKIKKGDLVQVITGKDKGKQGKVIAAYPRDERVLVEGVNRVKKHTKAGPTASGSQAGGIVTTEAPVHVSNVQLVVEKDGNKVVTRVGYRFDDEGNKIRVAKRTGEDI, encoded by the coding sequence ATGAAGATCAAGAAGGGCGACCTGGTCCAGGTCATCACCGGTAAGGACAAGGGCAAGCAGGGCAAGGTCATTGCCGCTTACCCGCGCGACGAGCGCGTCCTGGTCGAGGGTGTCAACCGGGTCAAGAAGCACACGAAGGCCGGCCCGACCGCCAGCGGCTCGCAGGCCGGCGGCATCGTGACCACCGAGGCCCCCGTCCACGTCTCCAACGTCCAGCTGGTCGTGGAGAAGGACGGCAACAAGGTCGTCACGCGCGTCGGTTACCGCTTCGACGACGAGGGCAACAAGATCCGCGTTGCCAAGCGGACGGGTGAGGACATCTGA
- the rplE gene encoding 50S ribosomal protein L5 codes for MTTTTTPRLKTKYREEIAGKLREEFSYENVMQIPGLVKIVVNMGVGDAARDSKLIDGAIRDLTTITGQKPAVTKARKSIAQFKLREGQPIGCHVTLRGDRMWEFLDRTLSLALPRIRDFRGLSPKQFDGRGNYTFGLTEQVMFHEIDQDKIDRVRGMDITVVTTATNDAEGRALLRHLGFPFKEA; via the coding sequence ATGACGACCACCACCACTCCGCGTCTCAAGACGAAGTACCGCGAGGAGATCGCGGGCAAGCTGCGTGAGGAGTTCTCGTACGAGAACGTCATGCAGATCCCCGGCCTGGTCAAGATCGTGGTCAACATGGGTGTCGGCGACGCCGCCCGTGACTCGAAGCTGATCGACGGCGCCATCCGCGACCTCACCACGATCACCGGCCAGAAGCCGGCCGTGACGAAGGCCCGGAAGTCCATCGCGCAGTTCAAGCTGCGCGAGGGCCAGCCGATCGGCTGCCACGTCACGCTCCGTGGCGACCGCATGTGGGAGTTCCTGGACCGCACCCTGTCGCTCGCGCTGCCGCGCATCCGCGACTTCCGTGGTCTGTCCCCCAAGCAGTTCGACGGCCGTGGCAACTACACCTTCGGTCTCACGGAGCAGGTCATGTTCCACGAGATCGACCAGGACAAGATCGACCGCGTCCGGGGTATGGACATCACCGTGGTCACCACGGCGACCAACGACGCTGAGGGCCGTGCGCTCCTTCGTCACCTCGGCTTCCCGTTCAAGGAGGCGTAA
- a CDS encoding type Z 30S ribosomal protein S14, with translation MAKKALIAKAARKPKFGVRAYTRCQRCGRPHSVYRKFGLCRVCLREMAHRGELPGVTKSSW, from the coding sequence ATGGCGAAGAAGGCTCTCATTGCCAAGGCTGCTCGTAAGCCCAAGTTCGGTGTGCGTGCGTACACCCGCTGCCAGCGCTGCGGCCGTCCGCACTCCGTCTACCGCAAGTTCGGCCTCTGCCGCGTGTGCCTTCGTGAGATGGCTCACCGTGGCGAGCTCCCGGGCGTGACCAAGAGCTCCTGGTAG
- the rpsH gene encoding 30S ribosomal protein S8 — MTMTDPIADMLTRLRNANSAYHDTVAMPHSKIKSHIAEILQQEGFITGWKVEDAEVGKNLVLELKFGPNRERSIAGIKRISKPGLRVYAKSTNLPKVLGGLGVAIISTSHGLLTGQQAGKKGVGGEVLAYVW, encoded by the coding sequence ATGACCATGACTGATCCGATCGCGGACATGCTGACTCGTCTGCGTAACGCGAACTCGGCGTACCACGACACCGTGGCGATGCCGCACAGCAAGATCAAGTCTCACATCGCGGAGATCCTCCAGCAGGAGGGCTTCATCACGGGCTGGAAGGTCGAGGACGCCGAGGTCGGCAAGAACCTCGTTCTCGAGCTGAAGTTCGGCCCGAACCGTGAGCGCTCCATCGCGGGCATCAAGCGGATCTCCAAGCCCGGTCTCCGGGTTTACGCGAAGTCCACCAACCTGCCGAAGGTCCTCGGCGGCCTCGGCGTGGCGATCATCTCCACGTCGCACGGTCTCCTGACCGGCCAGCAGGCAGGCAAGAAGGGCGTAGGTGGGGAAGTCCTCGCCTACGTCTGGTAG
- the rplF gene encoding 50S ribosomal protein L6 yields the protein MSRIGKLPITVPAGVDVTIDGQTVAVKGPKGSLSHTIVAPIEIAKGEDGVLNVTRPNDERQNKALHGLSRTLVANMITGVTQGYVKKLEISGVGYRVLAKGSNLEFSLGYSHPILIEAPEGISFKVESATKFSVEGIDKQKVGEVAANIRKLRKPDPYKAKGVKYEGEVIRRKVGKAGK from the coding sequence ATGTCGCGTATTGGCAAGCTCCCCATCACGGTTCCCGCCGGCGTGGACGTCACCATCGACGGCCAGACGGTCGCGGTCAAGGGCCCCAAGGGATCCCTGAGCCACACCATCGTCGCGCCGATCGAGATCGCTAAGGGTGAGGACGGCGTCCTGAACGTCACCCGCCCGAACGACGAGCGTCAGAACAAGGCCCTCCACGGCCTGTCCCGCACGCTGGTGGCGAACATGATCACCGGCGTGACCCAGGGTTACGTGAAGAAGCTCGAAATCAGCGGTGTCGGTTACCGCGTCCTGGCGAAGGGCTCCAACCTGGAGTTCTCGCTCGGCTACAGCCACCCGATCCTGATCGAGGCGCCCGAGGGCATCTCCTTCAAGGTCGAATCGGCGACCAAGTTCTCGGTCGAGGGCATCGACAAGCAGAAGGTCGGCGAGGTTGCGGCCAACATCCGCAAGCTGCGCAAGCCCGACCCGTACAAGGCCAAGGGCGTCAAGTACGAAGGCGAAGTCATCCGCCGCAAGGTCGGAAAGGCGGGTAAGTAA
- the rplR gene encoding 50S ribosomal protein L18 yields the protein MAYGVKIAKGDAYKRAAIKRRHIRIRKHISGTAERPRLVVTRSNRHIVAQVIDDIKGHTLASASTLDTTIRGAEGDKSAAAKSVGALVAERAKAAGVETVVFDRGGNQYAGRIAALADAAREAGLKF from the coding sequence ATGGCATACGGTGTCAAGATTGCTAAGGGCGACGCTTACAAGCGTGCTGCCATCAAGCGTCGTCACATCCGCATCCGTAAGCACATCTCGGGTACGGCTGAGCGTCCGCGCCTGGTCGTGACGCGCTCGAACCGCCACATCGTGGCCCAGGTCATCGACGACATCAAGGGTCACACCCTTGCGTCGGCTTCGACCCTGGACACCACGATCCGCGGCGCCGAGGGCGACAAGTCCGCGGCCGCCAAGTCGGTCGGCGCCCTGGTCGCCGAGCGCGCCAAGGCCGCCGGTGTCGAGACTGTCGTGTTCGACCGTGGTGGTAACCAGTACGCCGGGCGCATCGCCGCCCTGGCGGACGCCGCCCGCGAAGCCGGACTCAAGTTCTGA